A window from Catharus ustulatus isolate bCatUst1 chromosome 14, bCatUst1.pri.v2, whole genome shotgun sequence encodes these proteins:
- the TAF1 gene encoding transcription initiation factor TFIID subunit 1 isoform X1: MSDSESEEEADGGRAEPFSLAGFLFGNINEAGQLEGDSVLDKESKKHLAGLGVLGLGNLITEITASEEESAESEGAHLDEEGWVKSTEDAVDYSDITEVAEDESRRYKQAMGSLQPARRPDEDEDDYDADCEDIDSKLMPPPPPPPVPGKKEDEKDAAATVSEDGDGIILPSIIAPSSAASDKVDFSSSSDSESEVGPEEARQAESKEGKLTLPLAGIMQRDATKQLPSVTELFPEFRPGKVLRFLRLFGPGKNVPSVWRSARRKRKKKHRELAQEVQIQEGEVVVESGVEGKSPWEYEFAAPPPPEQCLSDDEITMMAPVESKFSQSAGDIDKVTDTKPKVAEWRYGPAQLWYDMLGVPEDGSGFDYGFKLKEKNEQEDKGHTDEGDAESAKEKDDLLADEHFLMVTQLQWEDDVIWNGEDVKHKGTKTQRASLAGWLPSSMTRNATAYNAQQGLNRSGSLLNSPIPLAQKPNVAGVLGIAKCKEKAPEQQVSLDEDKPWYSIFPIDNEELVYGRWEDNIIWDDQAMETYLDPPVLTLDPNDENIILEIPDEKEEMTLNSPSKENKKESSLKKSRILLGKTGVIKEEPQQNMSQPEVKDPWNLSNDEFYYPKQQGLRGTFGGNIIQHSIPAVELRQPFFPTHMGPMKLRQFHRPPLKKYSFGALSQPGPHSVQPLLKHIKKKAKMREQERQASGGGEMFFMRTPQDLTGKDGDLILAEYSEENAPLMMQVGMATKIKNYYKRKPGKDPGAPDCKYGETVYCHTSPFLGSLHPGQLLQAFENNLFRAPIYLHKMPETDFLIIRTRQGYYIRELVDIFVVGQECPLYEVPGPNSKRANTHIRDFLQVFIYRLFWKSRDRPRRIRMEDIKKAFPSHSESSIRKRLKLCADFKRTGMDSNWWVLKPDFRLPTEEEIRAMVSPEQCCAYYSMIAAEQRLKDAGYGEKSFFAPEEENEEDFQMKIDDEVRTAPWNTTRAFIAAMKGKCLLEVTGVADPTGCGEGFSYVKIPNKPTQQKDDKEPQPVKKTVTGTDADLRRLSLKNAKQLLRKFGVPEEEIKKLSRWEVIDVVRTMSTEQARSGEGPMSKFARGSRFSVAEHQERYKEECQRIFDLQNKVLESTEILSTDTDSSSAEDSDFEEMGKNIENMLQNKKTSSQLSREREEQERKELQRMLLGEDNGNDKDRGKKDRRDKKGLSSAASANSHKDDDTASVTSLNSSATGRRLKIYRTFRDEDGKEYVRCETVRKPAVIDAYCRIRTTKDEEFIRKFALFDEQHREEMRKERRRIQEQLRRLKRNQEKEKLKGPPEKKPKKMKERPDLKLKCGACGAIGHMRTNKFCPLYYQTNAPPSNPVAMTEEQEEELEKTVIHNDNEELIKVEGTKIVLGKQLIESADEVRRKSLVLKFPKQQLPPKKKRRVGTTVHCDYLNRPHKSIHRRRTDPMVTLSSILEGIINDIRDLPNTYPFHTPVNPKVVKDYYKIITRPMDLQTLRENVRKRQYPSREEFREHLELIVKNSATYNGPKHSLTQISQSMLDLCDEKLKEKEDKLARLEKAINPLLDDDDQVAFSFILDNIVTQKMMAVPDSWPFHHPVNKKFVPDYYKVIANPMDLETIRKNISKHKYQNRETFLDDVNLILANSIKYNGSDSQYTKTAQEIVNICYQTLAEYDEHLTQLERDISTAKEAALEEADLESLDPMTPGPYTPQPPDLYDTSTSLSVSHGASFYQDESNLSAMDTPITTTGKRGTQMRQGRGRLGEEDSDVDIEGFDEDDDGKPKTPAPEVEDADGDLADEEEGSAQQPQASVLYEDLLMSDGEDDDDGSDEEGDNPFSSIQLSESGSDSDVEPNAVRPKQPHVLQENTRMGMDNEESMMSYEGDGGETSHVMEDSNISYGSYEEPDPKSNTRDTSFSSIGGYEISEEEEEEEQQRSGPSVLSQVHLSEDEEDSEDFHSIAGDSDLDSDE, translated from the exons ATGTCGGACTCGGAGAGCGAGGAGGAGGCGGACGGCGGCCGCGCCGAGCCCTTCTCCCTGGCCGGCTTCCTCTTCGGCAACATCAATGAGGCGGGGCAGCTGGAAGGGGACAGCGTCCTCGACAAG GAATCCAAGAAGCACCTGGCCGGGCTGGgcgtgctggggctgggcaacCTCATCACCGAGATCACCGCCAGCGAGGAGGAGAGCGCCGAGAGCGAGGGAGCGCACCTGGACGAGGAAG GCTGGGTGAAGAGCACAGAGGATGCTGTTGATTACTCAGACATCACTGAAGTGGCAGAAGATGAGAGCCGTCGGTACAAGCAGGCCATGGGCAGCCTGCAACCAGCTCGAAGGCCAG atgaagatgaggatgattACGATGCTGACTGTGAAGACATTGATTCCAAGCTGatgccaccaccaccaccacctccagtacctggaaaaaaagaagatgaaaaggaTGCAGCTGCCACTG TATCTGAAGATGGAGACGGTATCATTTTGCCCTCCATCAttgctccttcctctgctgcctccGACAAGGtggatttcagcagcagctctgattcTGAGTCAGAGGTGGGACCTGAAGAAGCCAGGCAGGCAGAATCCAAGGAAGGCAAACTCACACTTCCTCTTGCAGGAATCATGCAGCGAGATGCTACCAAACAGTTGCCAAGTGTTACAGAGCTCTTCCCAGAATTTCGACCAGGCAAG GTGCTGCGTTTCCTGCGTCTTTTTGGCCCTGGGAAGAACGTTCCATCGGTCTGGCGAAGCGCCCGGAGGAAACGCAAGAAGAAGCATCGGGAGTTGGCACAGGAAGTGCAGATACAGGAGGGTGAAGTTGTGGTTGAGAGTGGAGTGGAAGGAAAATCTCCTTGGGAGTATGAGTTTGCTGCTCCTCCCCCTCCTGAGCAGTGCCTTTCAGATGATGAG ATTACCATGATGGCACCTGTGGAGTCGAAATTCTCCCAGTCGGCTGGTGACATAGACAAGGTGACAGACACGAAGCCCAAGGTGGCCGAGTGGCGCTatggccctgcccagctctggtaTGACATGCTGGGCGTCCCCGAGGACGGCAGCGGCTTCGATTATGGCTTCAAGCTGAAGGAGAAGAACGAGCAGGAGGATAAAGGACACACAGATGAGGGG GATGCAGAGTCAGCGAAGGAGAAGGATGATCTGCTAGCTGATGAGCACTTCCTCATGGTGACACAGCTCCAGTGGGAAGATGATGTCATCTGGAATGGGGAGGATGTCAAGCACAAAGGGACCAAGACACAGCGTGCGAGCTTGGCGGGCTGGCTGCCATCCAGCATGACCAGAAATGCCACTGCCTACAATGCCCAACAAG gTTTGAACCGCAGTGGCTCTTTGCTCAATTCACCAATTCCTCTAGCACAGAAACCCAACGTAGCAGGAGTCCTGGGCATAGCAAAGTGCAAGGAAAAGGCCCCTGAACAGCAAG TTTCCCTGGATGAGGACAAGCCCTGGTACTCCATTTTCCCAATTGATAATGAAGAGTTAGTGTATGGCCGTTGGGAAGACAATATCATCTGGGATGATCAGGCAATGGAAACCTACTTGGATCCCCCTGTCTTAACACTTGATCCAAATGATGAAAACATAATTCTAG AAATTCCTGATGAAAAGGAAGAGATGACTTTGAACTCTCCATCCAAGGAGAACAAGAAGGAATCTTCTCTGAAGAAGAGTAGAATCCTGTTGGGAAAAACAGGTGTCATCAAGGAAGAACCACAGCAG AACATGTCTCAACCAGAGGTGAAGGATCCCTGGAACCTCTCCAATGATGAGTTTTACTACCCCAAACAGCAGGGACTTCGAGGAACCTTTGGAGGCAACATCATCCAG CACTCTATCCCAGCGGTGGAGCTCCGCCAGCCCTTCTTTCCCACCCACATGGGTCCCATGAAGCTCCGACAATTCCATCGGCCTCCCCTGAAGAAATATTCCTTTGGTGCCTTGTCCCAGCCTGGGCCCCACtctgtgcagcccctgctgaAGCACATCAAGAAGAAAGCCAAG ATGAGGGAGCAGGAGCGCCAGGCCTCTGGAGGTGGGGAGATGTTCTTCATGCGCACACCACAGGACCTCACTGGCAAGGATGGAGATCTCATCCTTGCTGAGTACAGTGAGGAGAACGCCCCTCTGATGATGCAGGTTGGCATGGcaacaaagattaaaaattacTACAAAAGG AAACCTGGCAAAGATCCAGGAGCTCCAGACTGCAAATATGGAGAGACTGTTTATTGTCACACTTCTCCCTTCCTGGGTTCTCTACATCCAGGCCAGTTACTGCAG GCATTTGAAAACAATCTTTTCCGGGCCCCCATCTATTTACACAAGATGCCTGAAACCGATTTCCTGATCATCCGGACACGACAAGGCTACTACATTCGAGAATTAGTGGATATTTTTGTAGTTGGGCAGGAGTGCCCACTCTATGAAGTACCTGGTCCCAACTCCAAGCGAGCTAACACACATATCAGAGACTTCCTGCAG gTTTTTATCTATCGGCTCTTCTGGAAGAGCAGGGACCGTCCGCGGAGGATCCGCATGGAGGACATCAAGAAGGCTTTTCCCTCCCACTCCGAGAGCAGCATCCGCAAGCGGCTGAAGCTCTGCGCCGATTTCAAACGCACAG GGATGGACTCCAACTGGTGGGTTTTAAAGCCGGATTTCAGGTTGCCAACAGAGGAGGAGATCAGAGCCATGGTGTctccagagcagtgctgtgcctaTTACAGCATGATTGCAGCCGAGCAGAGGCTTAAG GATGCAGGTTATGGGGAGAAATCCTTCTTTGCTCCAGAAGAGGAGAATGAAGAGGATTTCCAAATGAAGATTGATGATGAG GTGCGCACGGCTCCCTGGAACACCACACGAGCCTTCATTGCTGCTATGAAGGGCAAGTGCCTCCTAGAAGTGACTGGTGTTGCAGATCCCACTGGTTGTGGGGAAGGATTTTCTTATGTCAAGATTCCTAACAAGCCAACCCAGCAGAAG GACGATAAAGAACCTCAGCCAGTGAAGAAGACAGTGACTGGCACAGACGCGGATTTGCGCCGACTTTCCCTGAAAAATGCCAAACAACTTCTGCGGAAATTTGGAGTGCCTGAGGAGGAG ATCAAGAAGCTGTCCCGGTGGGAAGTGATTGATGTGGTCCGTACCATGTCCACAGAGCAGGCACGCTCAGGGGAAGGGCCTATGAGCAAATTTGCCCGTGGCTCTCGGTTCTCTGTGGCAGAACATCAGGAGAGATACAAAGAAGAGTGTCAGCGCATCTTTGACTTACAAAATAA GGTTCTGGAATCCACTGAGATCCTGTCAACAGACACAGATAGCAGTTCAGCTGAAGACAGTGACTTTGAAGAGATGGGAAAGAACATTGAGAATATGTTACAGAACAAGAAAACTAGTTCTCAGCTCTCTCGGGagagagaagagcaggaaaggaaggaattgCAAAGGATGCTCCTGGGAGAAGACAATGGCAATGACAAAGACAGGGGCAAAAAGGACAGGAGAGACAAAAAGGGACTGT CTTCAGCAGCCTCAGCAAACTCTCACAAGGATGATGACACTGCCTCTGTGACCAGCCTGAATTCCTCTGCCACCGGCCGCCGCCTCAAGATCTATCGCACGTTCAGGGACGAGGATGGGAAGGAATACGTGAGGTGTGAGACGGTGCGGAAACCCGCGGTCATCGACGCCTACTGCCGCATACGGACCACCAAGGATGAGGAGTTCAT ACGGAAGTTTGCTCTGTTTGATGAGCAGCACCGTGAGGAGATGCGGAAGGAGCGGCGCAGGATCCAAGAACAATTACGGCGGCTAAAGCGGAACCAAGAGAAAGAGAAACTCAAGGGCCCTCCAGAAAAGAAAcccaagaaaatgaaagagcGTCCAGACTTGAAA CTAAAATGTGGAGCATGTGGTGCAATTGGGCACATGAGGACTAATAAATTCTGTCCTCTTTACTACCAAACAAATGCCCCACCTTCTAATCCTGTTGCAAtgacagaggagcaggaggaggagctggaaaaaacaGTAATTCACAATGACAATGAAGAACTCATCAAAGTTGAAGGAACGAAAATTGTCCTGGGAAAACAACTGATTGAGAG TGCTGATGAAGTTCGCAGGAAATCCCTGGTCCTGAAGTTTCCTAAGCAGCAGCTTCCTCCGAAGAAGAAGCGTCGCGTAGGGACAACGGTGCACTGTGATTATCTCAAT CGTCCCCATAAATCCATCCACCGGCGGCGAACCGATCCCATGGTGACACTCTCATCCATCTTGGAGGGCATCATCAATGACATCAGGGATCTTCCCAAT acATACCCCTTTCACACGCCTGTAAATCCAAAAGTTGTCAAAGATTATTACAAGATCATTACCCGGCCCATGGATTTACAGACCCTGCGTGAAAACGTCCGTAAGAGGCAGTACCCATCCCGGGAGGAGTTCAGGGAGCACCTGGAGCTCATTGTGAAGAACAGTGCCACATACAATG gGCCAAAGCACTCACTGACACAGATATCTCAGTCCATGCTTGACCTGTGTGATGAAAAGCTGAAAGAG AAGGAAGATAAACTGGCTCGATTAGAGAAAGCAATTAATCCTCTCCTGGATGATGATGATCAAGTGgccttttccttcattttggaTAACATTGTGACTCAAAAGATGATGGCAGTTCCAGAT tcttggCCATTTCACCATCCAGTTAACAAAAAGTTTGTTCCTGATTATTACAAGGTGATTGCTAATCCAATGGATCTGGAGACCATCCGCAAG AATATCTCCAAACACAAGTACCAGAACAGGGAGACTTTCCTGGATGATGTTAACCTCATCCTTGCCAACAGCATTAAGTACAATG GGTCAGACAGCCAGTACACAAAAACAGCCCAGGAGATTGTAAACATCTGTTACCAGACTTTAGCTGAG TATGATGAGCACCTGACTCAACTCGAGAGAGACATCTCCACTGCTAAGGAAGCAGCACTGGAGGAGGCAGATCTGGAAAGTCTTGATCCTATGACCCCTGGTCCCTACACTCCACAG CCACCAGATTTGTATGATACCAGCACTTCCCTCAGTGTGTCCCATGGTGCTTCATTCTATCAAGATGAAAGCAATTTGTCTGCTATGGACACTCCCATCACTACCACAGGGAAGCGAGGAACTCAG ATGCGCCAGGGGCGAGGCAGGCTGGGTGAGGAAGACTCTGACGTGGATATTGAAGGATttgatgaggatgatgatgggAAGCCTAAGACTCCAGCCCCA GAAGTTGAAGATGCAGATGGTGACCTTGCTGATGAAGAAGAAGGatcagcccagcagccccaggccagTGTCCTCTATGAAGACTTGCTTATGTCTGATGgagaggatgatgatgatgggaGTGATGAAGAGGGAGATAATCCTTTCTCGT CTATCCAGCTGAGTGAGAGTGGCAGTGACTCAGATGTGGAGCCCAATGCAGTGAGACCCAAACAACCTCATGTTCTTCAAGAGAACACACGGATGGGCATGGACAATGAAGAAAGCATGATGTCCTATGAAGGAGATGGTGGGGAGACATCTCATGTTATGGAGGACAGCAATATCAG